Proteins encoded by one window of Rhodopirellula islandica:
- the ruvB gene encoding Holliday junction branch migration DNA helicase RuvB, whose protein sequence is MIDRLMAREAIYQQSNPDPGGDPPEDGPPPTNSIADGGEEPDRGPDPDVTLRPQRMAEMVGQQDVIERLRIAIDAAQVRGEPLGHILFDGPPGLGKTTFATVIPSEMNTTVQMANGAGLKAPRDLLPYLTNVSRGSVLFIDEIHRVPRAIEEYLYTAMEDFRIDIVLGEGVNARTLNLSLEPFTLIGATTRAGMLTAPLRDRFQIREHLGWYTRNELAEIVQRNSKKLNIEVDPISAGVIADRSRSTPRLANNRLLWVRDYAQSKANGNVEARICEAALDMIGIDHLGLDKQDRNYLDTLMRVFLGGPAGLDAIAHTMNVSSDTLEDEVEPFLLRSELLVRTRRGRLATPKAFEHMKREMPDRPLP, encoded by the coding sequence TTGATTGATCGCCTGATGGCTCGCGAAGCAATTTACCAACAATCGAATCCTGACCCTGGCGGGGATCCGCCTGAGGATGGGCCACCGCCAACCAACAGCATCGCTGATGGCGGGGAGGAGCCCGATCGAGGTCCTGATCCGGATGTCACCCTCCGCCCGCAACGCATGGCCGAGATGGTGGGGCAGCAGGACGTGATCGAACGATTGCGAATCGCCATCGATGCGGCTCAGGTGCGTGGCGAACCGCTGGGACACATTCTGTTCGATGGGCCGCCGGGGCTGGGGAAGACCACGTTTGCGACCGTGATCCCCTCCGAAATGAACACGACGGTCCAAATGGCCAACGGGGCCGGGTTGAAAGCCCCGCGAGATTTGCTGCCGTACCTGACGAACGTTTCGCGAGGTTCGGTGCTGTTCATCGATGAAATTCACCGCGTTCCTCGAGCGATCGAAGAGTACCTGTACACCGCGATGGAAGATTTTCGAATCGACATTGTGCTCGGCGAAGGGGTCAACGCGCGAACCTTGAACCTGAGTTTGGAACCGTTCACGTTGATCGGGGCGACCACCCGAGCCGGGATGTTGACCGCTCCCCTGCGAGATCGGTTCCAAATCCGTGAGCACCTTGGCTGGTACACGCGAAACGAGTTGGCGGAGATTGTTCAGCGCAATTCGAAGAAGCTGAACATCGAGGTCGACCCAATCTCGGCGGGAGTCATCGCGGATCGAAGTCGCAGCACACCTCGGTTGGCGAACAACCGCTTGCTCTGGGTGCGGGACTACGCTCAAAGCAAAGCGAATGGCAACGTGGAAGCGAGAATCTGCGAAGCGGCGTTGGACATGATCGGCATCGATCATCTGGGGCTCGACAAACAAGATCGCAACTACTTGGACACGCTGATGCGAGTTTTCCTGGGCGGGCCAGCGGGCTTGGACGCGATCGCCCACACGATGAACGTCAGCTCGGACACGCTCGAAGACGAAGTCGAACCGTTCTTGTTGCGAAGCGAACTGTTGGTGCGGACTCGGCGTGGACGGTTGGCGACGCCCAAAGCATTTGAACACATGAAACGCGAAATGCCGGATCGTCCTCTCCCTTGA
- a CDS encoding PVC-type heme-binding CxxCH protein produces MNLRRPPLLFCFAVWIGCFATAAHAQRNLTDIPEPDPVAEAAAMKLDSGAAVNLFAADPAIRKPIQMNFDCTGALWVASSKSYPQVKPGEIPNDQIVVLRDLDHDGVAESSTVFADGLLIPTGVIPDGPHAAYVAASTELLYFEDTDHDGVADKRRIVLSGFGTEDTHHLVHTLRWGPDGCLYFNQSIYIHSHIDTPDGTKRLDGGGIWRYRPSTGQLDVFCKGFINPWGHIVDTNGESFVSDGAAFDGITHAFPDAVFKTSPGATRWLLGLNPGSPKYCGLEILSGSHIPPEWKGDLITNDFRSHRVCRFSIRPNGADYISRQQPEPLTTEHVAFRPIDARMAPDGTLMIADWYNPIIQHGEVDFRDPRRDTEHGRIWRLSFPNRPLDPWPDFLASSTPELLGYLEDESLTVRQFARQTLWDHLEDPGFFDQVGNWVQSREDGLAHRQLESQWLREAAFQPIATDAAIAQLNAWKADPSSVPDNARAWLRSQFRSADQTRVTDPANATKAMTDAASLVEAAIDIADPALTLEVVVQCGQLDSEESAVWLHQILARTLASDQPLSSQASLDFALWQSIRETAEHWQRGNETLQQIWEDSPQTLAWSVGAVGSADAAKLLIDRVAWDQSSPDAADDQWLKAIGEVATAEQLGSVLSRLLGGDPSQVQHRISVLLESTSKRKNVAPTNADASVKQWLSKQTTKDLKPSTLRWISQSTQQWKLKSTEATLLSAIQTRSDASAADRQVWIKALASLPTPQANQQLMSIAKSGSVADRVAAIDGLVASRPGAAIPLVLSALTKPETSEAAHGWLVSALSRPDLVKRYTEKMNETELASDTARTLLRAIRSAGGNAGLEQAIRKAGKLADATWKLTPELKSRLLKRVQESGSATRGELVYRRQELQCISCHAIGTAGGLVGPNLVSLGGSSQPDYVLESLLDPSARLKEGYSTRKILTEDGEVISGIAIGQTDDATRLRLADGTEREIETDAILDDAPGKSLMPEGLLDNLTEAELVDLTTFLVALGRDPKFTVSTQNIVRSFETLNYTAAANGRLNRTSVDTAAQDDPAMTWRDLTSMVDGTVRLEELDRFKQHRQSPFISFLRFDIEVTPSDSNTETATIALKLIESTPSADDEKSWDGFEAWVDGKPTPTWQLKNLPLSRGRHRITLSINRDEMMSAFGIALEGDAIAASQN; encoded by the coding sequence ATGAATCTGCGTCGCCCCCCTCTTTTGTTTTGTTTCGCGGTTTGGATCGGCTGCTTCGCCACGGCGGCGCACGCACAACGGAATCTAACCGATATCCCGGAACCCGACCCGGTCGCCGAAGCGGCGGCGATGAAATTGGACTCCGGCGCGGCCGTCAATCTTTTTGCCGCGGATCCGGCGATTCGCAAACCAATTCAAATGAACTTCGACTGCACAGGTGCCCTGTGGGTCGCCAGCAGCAAGTCGTACCCGCAAGTCAAACCGGGTGAAATCCCCAACGACCAGATTGTCGTGCTGCGAGATTTGGACCACGACGGCGTCGCCGAATCCAGCACCGTTTTCGCGGACGGGTTGCTGATCCCCACCGGAGTGATTCCGGACGGACCGCACGCTGCCTACGTCGCCGCCAGCACCGAACTGCTGTACTTCGAAGACACCGACCACGACGGCGTCGCCGACAAACGTCGGATCGTGCTCAGTGGATTTGGAACGGAAGACACGCACCACTTGGTTCACACCCTTCGCTGGGGCCCGGATGGATGCCTGTACTTCAATCAATCCATCTATATCCACTCGCACATCGACACTCCCGATGGAACCAAACGCTTGGACGGTGGTGGCATTTGGCGTTACCGCCCCAGCACCGGACAACTCGACGTTTTCTGCAAAGGGTTCATCAATCCGTGGGGCCACATCGTGGATACGAATGGCGAATCCTTCGTCTCCGACGGCGCAGCCTTTGACGGCATCACCCACGCCTTCCCCGACGCGGTCTTCAAGACATCGCCCGGTGCGACCCGATGGTTGCTGGGATTGAACCCTGGCAGTCCGAAGTATTGCGGATTGGAAATTCTCTCGGGATCACACATTCCGCCCGAATGGAAAGGCGACCTGATCACCAACGACTTCCGAAGCCACCGTGTGTGCCGGTTCAGCATCCGTCCCAATGGAGCGGACTACATCAGCCGCCAACAACCGGAACCGCTGACGACGGAGCACGTTGCCTTTCGCCCGATCGATGCTCGGATGGCTCCCGACGGCACCCTGATGATCGCCGACTGGTACAACCCGATCATCCAACACGGCGAAGTCGACTTCCGTGACCCACGTCGCGACACCGAACACGGCCGCATTTGGCGACTGTCGTTTCCCAATCGACCGCTCGACCCTTGGCCCGATTTCCTGGCCTCCTCCACGCCGGAACTGCTGGGATACCTCGAAGACGAATCCCTGACCGTCCGACAATTCGCTCGGCAAACGCTCTGGGATCACCTGGAAGATCCGGGCTTCTTTGATCAAGTCGGCAACTGGGTTCAAAGCCGGGAAGATGGTTTGGCCCACCGACAACTCGAGTCTCAGTGGCTTCGCGAAGCCGCGTTCCAACCGATCGCGACCGACGCCGCCATCGCTCAACTCAATGCCTGGAAAGCCGACCCCAGTTCGGTCCCGGACAACGCTCGCGCCTGGCTGCGAAGCCAGTTCCGATCAGCCGATCAAACCAGGGTGACGGATCCCGCAAATGCAACCAAAGCAATGACCGATGCAGCCAGCTTGGTCGAAGCGGCAATCGACATCGCCGATCCCGCTTTGACGCTGGAAGTCGTCGTGCAATGTGGACAACTCGACAGCGAAGAATCCGCCGTCTGGTTGCATCAAATCCTCGCCAGAACGCTGGCTTCCGATCAACCGTTGTCCTCGCAAGCGTCGCTTGATTTCGCGCTCTGGCAATCGATTCGCGAAACGGCGGAGCATTGGCAGCGAGGGAACGAGACGCTGCAACAGATTTGGGAAGATTCCCCACAAACCCTTGCCTGGTCCGTCGGAGCCGTCGGCAGCGCCGATGCCGCGAAACTGTTGATCGATCGTGTCGCGTGGGATCAATCGTCTCCCGATGCCGCGGATGACCAATGGTTGAAAGCAATCGGCGAAGTGGCAACCGCGGAGCAACTGGGGAGTGTCCTGAGCCGTTTGCTCGGCGGTGATCCTTCGCAAGTCCAACACCGAATCAGCGTTTTGTTGGAGTCAACTTCGAAACGTAAAAACGTGGCCCCCACCAACGCCGATGCCAGCGTGAAGCAGTGGCTGAGCAAACAAACCACCAAGGACCTGAAGCCGTCGACGCTGCGTTGGATTTCGCAATCCACCCAGCAGTGGAAGTTGAAGTCCACCGAGGCAACCTTGCTGTCCGCTATCCAAACGCGATCGGATGCCTCCGCCGCTGATCGTCAGGTGTGGATCAAAGCTCTGGCATCGCTACCGACGCCGCAAGCGAACCAACAATTGATGAGCATTGCGAAATCAGGATCGGTTGCCGATCGAGTCGCAGCCATCGATGGCTTGGTCGCCTCACGTCCAGGTGCCGCGATTCCTTTGGTGCTCAGTGCACTTACAAAACCGGAAACGTCGGAAGCAGCTCATGGCTGGTTGGTCAGCGCTCTTTCACGACCTGATTTGGTGAAACGCTACACCGAGAAGATGAACGAGACCGAACTGGCCTCCGACACCGCTCGCACGTTGCTTCGCGCCATCCGTTCGGCTGGCGGAAATGCAGGACTGGAACAAGCGATCCGAAAGGCGGGCAAACTCGCCGACGCGACTTGGAAACTGACGCCGGAACTCAAATCACGGCTGCTGAAACGGGTCCAAGAATCCGGCTCGGCGACTCGTGGTGAGTTGGTTTATCGCCGCCAAGAATTGCAGTGCATCTCTTGCCATGCCATCGGAACAGCGGGAGGACTGGTCGGTCCCAACTTGGTTTCGCTGGGCGGCAGTTCCCAACCGGACTACGTCCTGGAGTCACTGCTCGATCCGAGTGCGCGACTGAAAGAAGGCTATTCCACTCGCAAGATTTTGACCGAAGACGGAGAGGTCATCAGCGGAATCGCGATTGGACAAACCGACGACGCGACCCGTTTGCGATTGGCCGATGGAACCGAACGTGAAATCGAAACCGATGCGATCTTGGATGACGCCCCTGGCAAATCACTGATGCCGGAAGGGTTGCTCGACAATCTGACCGAAGCCGAATTGGTCGACTTGACGACGTTCTTGGTCGCACTGGGGCGAGATCCAAAGTTCACGGTTTCGACGCAGAACATCGTGCGAAGCTTTGAAACGCTGAATTACACCGCGGCCGCAAACGGACGACTGAATCGAACCAGTGTCGACACCGCCGCCCAGGACGATCCCGCGATGACTTGGCGAGACCTGACCTCGATGGTCGATGGAACCGTTCGCTTGGAAGAACTGGATCGATTCAAACAACATCGCCAATCACCGTTCATCAGCTTCCTACGTTTTGACATCGAAGTCACGCCTTCGGATTCCAACACCGAGACCGCAACCATTGCGTTGAAGTTGATTGAATCCACCCCATCCGCGGACGACGAAAAATCGTGGGACGGCTTCGAGGCGTGGGTGGATGGCAAACCGACACCAACCTGGCAATTGAAGAATCTCCCCTTGTCGCGAGGTCGCCACCGGATCACGTTGTCGATCAATCGTGACGAAATGATGTCGGCGTTTGGAATCGCTCTCGAAGGCGATGCGATCGCAGCGTCTCAAAATTGA
- a CDS encoding PH domain-containing protein, translated as MNDTDETVLWEAEFNPKVRVYWLISAVLTTFLTIFLIPLLPLIAPLAWYISGLYLKSHRCTLTERTLKVSRGVLVRQEKTVPLDRITDLGLVQGPIMRSLDLEAVSVETAGQSGPGSLVRLTGIRNGRSFRDAVLKQRDMVTGGEPARLTAAAEPDGIVDTNVQATLTEIRDILKRIEARSTSL; from the coding sequence ATGAATGACACCGACGAAACCGTCCTTTGGGAAGCGGAATTCAATCCCAAAGTCAGAGTGTATTGGTTGATCAGTGCGGTTCTGACCACGTTTTTGACAATCTTCCTGATCCCGCTGTTGCCGTTGATCGCTCCGCTGGCTTGGTACATTTCGGGGCTGTATCTGAAGAGTCACCGCTGCACGCTGACCGAGCGAACGCTGAAAGTCAGCCGTGGTGTTCTGGTCCGGCAAGAGAAGACGGTGCCGCTGGATCGGATCACCGACTTGGGGTTGGTCCAAGGGCCGATCATGCGGTCGCTCGATTTGGAAGCCGTCAGCGTCGAGACGGCTGGTCAATCGGGACCAGGTTCGTTGGTCCGACTGACCGGCATCCGAAATGGCCGGTCTTTTCGCGATGCGGTGTTGAAGCAACGCGACATGGTGACCGGCGGCGAGCCCGCTCGTTTGACCGCGGCAGCGGAACCGGATGGGATAGTGGATACGAACGTCCAAGCGACGCTGACCGAGATCCGTGACATTTTGAAACGGATCGAAGCTCGATCAACGTCGCTGTAA
- a CDS encoding SMC-Scp complex subunit ScpB, protein MNEPSDSPKDEIPEDGPPENAEALDNEFDDDEEGFSLEQLGAAYARVAAMSESGDDAPADLDPAELLRAEPDPAPRDEESGNEFVEEDPDSDEALAVAAQSSADSDATADHAATPEAIVEAALFVGHPENLPLTPPRLASIMRGFSPEEVVEIIEKLNASYRTERQGIRIVEQDGGYRMVVAPEVESVRAAFTGKVRETRLNQAAVEVLSLVAYQPGITSARVTDLRGRDSGSLLNQMVRRRLVEVKREPGEGTDKLVSRFYPGERLLVLLGLESIDDLPHVEEANM, encoded by the coding sequence ATGAATGAGCCATCCGATTCCCCGAAAGACGAGATCCCGGAAGACGGGCCCCCTGAAAACGCAGAAGCACTCGACAACGAGTTCGATGACGACGAGGAAGGTTTTTCGCTCGAACAACTCGGGGCCGCCTACGCCCGTGTCGCGGCCATGTCAGAAAGCGGTGACGACGCGCCCGCGGACCTGGATCCGGCCGAACTGCTGCGTGCCGAACCAGACCCCGCCCCCAGGGACGAAGAATCGGGAAACGAATTTGTCGAGGAGGATCCGGACAGCGACGAAGCACTCGCCGTCGCGGCACAAAGTTCCGCCGATTCCGACGCCACGGCGGATCACGCCGCCACCCCAGAAGCCATCGTGGAAGCCGCCCTGTTTGTCGGGCACCCAGAAAACCTGCCGCTGACGCCTCCCCGTCTGGCCTCGATCATGCGAGGTTTTTCGCCCGAGGAAGTCGTCGAAATCATCGAGAAGCTGAATGCCTCGTACCGCACCGAACGCCAGGGCATCCGGATCGTCGAACAAGACGGCGGGTACCGCATGGTGGTGGCTCCCGAAGTGGAATCGGTCCGCGCCGCATTCACCGGCAAAGTTCGCGAAACGCGGCTGAATCAAGCTGCCGTTGAGGTGCTTTCCCTGGTCGCTTATCAACCCGGTATCACCTCCGCACGCGTCACCGATTTGAGAGGACGCGACAGCGGCTCGTTGCTGAATCAAATGGTGCGTCGCCGGCTCGTCGAAGTCAAACGGGAACCCGGCGAGGGCACCGACAAACTGGTATCGCGATTCTATCCCGGCGAGCGATTGCTCGTTCTTTTAGGACTCGAGTCCATCGATGACTTGCCGCACGTCGAGGAAGCCAACATGTGA
- a CDS encoding sigma-70 family RNA polymerase sigma factor yields MTSPDPSDLDPPEPHDSRASDHAAADPAFSAESSNRAEEIAQYEPYLRMLARMQMRANYKAKLGASDIVQQTMLQAVAAVDQYRGTTEAEWRAWLRKILVRQMCHLDRDLHRDKRDIRREQSMEQRVAQSSMRLEGLLAGDVGTPSQHAMVGESLLTLADAIESLPEAQRDAISLHYLEGLKLSDVAERMDKTAGSVAGLLHRGMKQLRQNFHE; encoded by the coding sequence ATGACGTCCCCCGATCCATCCGATCTCGACCCGCCTGAGCCCCACGATTCACGGGCTTCGGACCACGCTGCCGCCGATCCGGCTTTCTCCGCCGAATCGTCGAATCGGGCCGAGGAGATCGCCCAGTACGAGCCGTATTTGCGGATGTTGGCTCGAATGCAAATGCGAGCCAACTACAAAGCCAAATTGGGCGCATCTGACATCGTCCAGCAAACCATGTTGCAAGCGGTCGCCGCCGTCGATCAATATCGCGGCACCACGGAAGCCGAGTGGCGGGCCTGGTTGCGGAAGATTCTGGTGCGGCAAATGTGCCACCTGGATCGCGACCTGCACCGCGACAAACGAGACATCCGCCGCGAACAGTCGATGGAACAACGGGTCGCTCAATCCTCCATGCGGCTGGAAGGTTTGCTGGCCGGCGATGTTGGCACCCCCAGCCAGCACGCGATGGTGGGCGAATCGCTGTTGACGTTGGCCGATGCGATCGAATCGTTGCCCGAAGCTCAGCGAGACGCGATCTCGCTGCACTACCTGGAAGGATTGAAACTGTCCGATGTCGCCGAACGAATGGACAAAACCGCTGGATCAGTCGCGGGACTGCTGCACCGAGGCATGAAACAATTGCGACAGAACTTCCATGAATGA
- the rlmN gene encoding 23S rRNA (adenine(2503)-C(2))-methyltransferase RlmN, whose protein sequence is MSAAAATHRLFRMDEMETLRRDRRLDPQLIRQLRNGLLKKFEPDDVVRERFPASDAVQLHALKLFQRMDSEIDGATKLLFETDSGLLIESVILRIASGRTTLCVSSQIGCAAACDFCATGKMGIAKNLATEEILDQVVQAGQILRAENRRLSNIVFMGMGEPLHNEANVTEAIQLLTAPDHFARSPSTVLVSTVGVPAAMLRLANAFPRLNLALSLHSADQATRETIIPLGKKASLTQLHDTIQEIQTIQDREFMIEYLMLRGVNDSAEDAKRLIDWIGDLRVHVNLIPYNTIEASPHLQASPRPTIESFADLLKASGLKTTVRYSLGHDIEAACGQLIRQENRQRAMQARRAAAEGDSHVGFLDVRQVIDGLES, encoded by the coding sequence ATGTCTGCCGCCGCTGCCACCCACCGACTGTTTCGAATGGACGAGATGGAAACATTGCGTCGCGATCGTCGCTTGGACCCGCAGTTGATTCGGCAGCTTCGAAACGGGCTGCTGAAAAAGTTTGAGCCTGACGACGTTGTCAGGGAACGATTTCCGGCCTCCGACGCGGTCCAGTTGCACGCCCTGAAACTTTTTCAGCGGATGGATTCCGAGATCGACGGGGCGACCAAACTGTTGTTCGAAACCGATTCGGGATTGCTGATCGAAAGCGTGATCCTTCGAATCGCATCGGGGCGAACGACCTTGTGTGTGTCCAGTCAAATCGGATGTGCCGCTGCCTGTGACTTCTGCGCGACCGGCAAAATGGGGATCGCCAAGAACTTGGCCACAGAGGAAATCTTGGACCAAGTCGTTCAGGCGGGACAGATTCTGCGAGCCGAAAACAGGCGGCTGAGCAACATTGTGTTCATGGGGATGGGGGAACCTCTGCACAACGAAGCCAACGTGACCGAAGCGATCCAGTTGCTAACCGCACCGGACCATTTTGCCCGTTCGCCGTCGACGGTGTTGGTGTCCACGGTCGGCGTGCCCGCGGCGATGCTGCGGTTGGCCAACGCATTTCCGCGATTGAATCTTGCTCTCAGCTTGCATTCCGCCGATCAAGCGACCCGTGAGACCATCATTCCGCTGGGCAAGAAGGCTTCGTTGACGCAATTGCACGACACGATCCAGGAGATTCAAACGATTCAAGATCGTGAGTTCATGATCGAATACTTGATGCTTCGCGGCGTGAACGATTCCGCTGAGGACGCGAAGCGATTGATCGATTGGATTGGCGATCTGCGGGTGCACGTGAATCTGATTCCATACAACACGATTGAGGCGTCGCCCCACCTGCAAGCGTCGCCGCGACCGACGATCGAATCGTTCGCCGACCTCTTGAAGGCGTCCGGTTTGAAGACCACGGTGCGGTACAGTTTGGGCCATGACATCGAAGCCGCCTGTGGGCAATTGATCCGCCAAGAAAACCGTCAACGAGCGATGCAGGCTCGGCGAGCGGCGGCGGAGGGCGACTCACATGTTGGCTTCCTCGACGTGCGGCAAGTCATCGATGGACTCGAGTCCTAA